One genomic window of Micromonospora sp. WMMD1128 includes the following:
- a CDS encoding DUF3151 domain-containing protein, with protein MQNLLPEPPATLLPVSEEADAALAAAVEQGTDEAYAEVAARFPTYSAAWAALAGRALSAGQVVPAYAYARTGYHRGLDQLRRSGWKGHGPVPWSHVPNQGFLRCLYVLSRAAGEIGEADEAARCAQFLRDCDPAAGDALASD; from the coding sequence ATGCAGAACCTGTTGCCTGAGCCACCGGCCACCCTGCTCCCCGTCTCCGAAGAGGCCGACGCCGCGCTCGCCGCCGCGGTCGAGCAGGGCACCGACGAGGCGTACGCCGAGGTCGCGGCCCGCTTCCCGACCTACAGCGCGGCCTGGGCGGCGCTGGCCGGCCGCGCGCTCTCCGCGGGCCAGGTCGTTCCGGCGTACGCCTACGCCCGCACCGGATACCACCGGGGCCTGGACCAGCTGCGCCGCAGCGGCTGGAAGGGACACGGCCCGGTGCCCTGGTCACACGTGCCCAACCAGGGCTTCCTCCGCTGCCTGTACGTGCTCTCCCGGGCCGCGGGCGAGATCGGCGAGGCGGACGAGGCGGCCCGCTGCGCCCAGTTCCTCCGCGACTGTGACCCGGCCGCCGGGGACGCGCTGGCGAGCGACTGA
- a CDS encoding diacylglycerol kinase family protein produces MYDVVLLTLGSERDAPGGGCGSGGACCGGADDTAATPDAERCETPRVPVLACADALTTRGARVTTVTARSDAEIDEVLARLDGPPREDGLAGPDSDGKTRLIVATASDGQLRAVLRRLVRRYAPPPSRRPPDLPENRTLPDLPPVGVLPLDPARTGSARDLAAQLGLPREPAAVAAAVLDGTPRRLDLLRNDGGSVTLDGALLGAADDAGRPLHWRARVEVDGAVLSDGTEPISACAIGNAGGYARLGEVALLADPDPADGRLAVGVAVPVVTRSALGRKKVRLEVRRARGRAVAVVPRDGKVPFLDDGVEGELSRKRSWWTEPGAWAVWTG; encoded by the coding sequence GTGTACGACGTGGTGCTGCTCACGCTCGGCTCGGAGCGGGACGCTCCCGGTGGGGGCTGCGGCAGCGGCGGAGCCTGCTGCGGCGGCGCGGACGACACCGCCGCCACGCCCGACGCCGAACGCTGCGAGACACCGCGCGTACCGGTGCTGGCCTGCGCGGACGCGCTGACCACGCGCGGTGCCCGGGTGACCACGGTGACCGCCCGGTCGGACGCGGAGATCGACGAGGTGCTGGCCCGCCTCGACGGTCCGCCCCGCGAAGACGGCCTCGCCGGGCCGGACTCCGACGGCAAGACCCGACTGATCGTCGCCACGGCCAGTGACGGTCAGTTGCGCGCCGTGCTGCGCCGGCTGGTGCGCCGGTACGCTCCGCCGCCCAGCCGCCGACCGCCCGACCTGCCGGAGAACCGGACACTGCCCGATCTGCCGCCGGTCGGCGTACTCCCGTTGGATCCGGCCCGGACCGGGTCGGCGCGGGACCTGGCCGCGCAGCTCGGGCTGCCGCGCGAGCCGGCGGCGGTGGCCGCGGCGGTGCTCGACGGTACGCCGCGCCGGCTGGACCTGCTGCGCAACGACGGCGGCTCGGTGACGCTCGACGGCGCGCTGCTCGGCGCGGCCGACGACGCCGGCCGCCCGCTGCACTGGCGGGCCCGCGTCGAGGTGGACGGCGCGGTGCTCAGCGACGGCACCGAGCCGATCTCGGCCTGCGCGATCGGCAACGCCGGTGGGTACGCGCGCCTCGGTGAGGTGGCCCTGCTCGCCGACCCGGACCCGGCCGACGGCCGGTTGGCGGTGGGCGTGGCCGTGCCCGTGGTGACCCGATCCGCGTTGGGCCGGAAGAAGGTCCGGCTTGAGGTACGCCGGGCCCGGGGCCGGGCGGTGGCGGTGGTGCCCCGCGACGGGAAGGTGCCCTTCCTCGACGACGGCGTCGAGGGCGAGTTGAGCCGGAAGCGGTCCTGGTGGACCGAGCCGGGGGCCTGGGCGGTCTGGACGGGCTGA
- a CDS encoding phage holin family protein, with translation MGFLIRLAITAVALWIATLIVPGVNVTGRNGGNTVFTLIVVALVFGVVNAVLKPLIKVFGCVFYLLTLGLFALVVNALLFLLTDWIARQLRLPFHVDGFWAAFWGAIVVSVVSWLISVVVPDRLEER, from the coding sequence GTGGGCTTCCTCATCCGGTTGGCGATCACCGCGGTGGCGTTGTGGATCGCGACGCTGATCGTGCCCGGGGTGAACGTGACCGGCCGCAACGGCGGCAACACCGTGTTCACCCTGATCGTGGTAGCGCTCGTCTTCGGCGTGGTCAACGCCGTGCTGAAGCCGCTCATCAAGGTGTTCGGCTGCGTGTTCTACCTGCTCACGCTCGGCCTGTTCGCGCTCGTGGTGAACGCCCTGCTGTTCCTGCTGACCGACTGGATCGCCCGCCAGTTGCGCCTGCCGTTCCACGTCGACGGCTTCTGGGCCGCCTTCTGGGGCGCCATCGTGGTGTCGGTGGTGAGCTGGCTGATCAGCGTCGTCGTGCCGGACCGGCTGGAGGAACGGTGA
- a CDS encoding adenylosuccinate synthase: MPAIVLLGAQWGDEGKGKVTDLLGERVDYVVRYSGGNNAGHTVITPDGQKYALHLMPSGALSPNAMIVIGNGVVVDPKVLLQEIDGLAERGVDVSRLRISGDAHLIMPHHRGIDRVVERYLGSSRIGTTGRGIGPAYGDKVARMGIRLQDLLDPGILRKKLELALREKNQLLFKIYNRKAIDVDETVEEYLQYAERLRPYIAETRVMLWDALDRGETVLLEGAQATMLDMDHGTYPFVTSSNPTAGGACVGAGIPPTAITKVIAVSKAYTTRVGAGPFPTELFDDNGRHLVKIGHEYGTTTGRERRAGWFDAVVARYACRLNGVTDLVVTKLDVLTGLPKVPICVGYEINGERFDDMPMTQTDFHHATPIYEELDGWWEDITKARTDDELPENARRYIARIEELTRTRVSVVGVGPGREENVQRHPLLP; the protein is encoded by the coding sequence ATGCCAGCGATCGTGCTCCTCGGCGCCCAGTGGGGCGACGAGGGCAAGGGCAAGGTTACCGACCTGCTGGGTGAGCGGGTCGACTACGTCGTGCGCTACTCCGGCGGCAACAACGCCGGCCACACGGTGATCACCCCGGACGGGCAGAAGTACGCGCTGCACCTGATGCCGTCCGGCGCGCTCTCCCCGAACGCGATGATCGTCATCGGCAACGGCGTGGTGGTCGACCCGAAGGTGCTGTTGCAGGAGATCGACGGGCTCGCCGAGCGGGGCGTGGACGTCTCCCGGCTGCGCATCTCCGGCGACGCGCACCTGATCATGCCGCACCACCGGGGGATCGACCGGGTGGTCGAGCGCTACCTGGGCAGCTCCCGCATCGGCACCACCGGCCGGGGCATCGGCCCGGCGTACGGCGACAAGGTCGCCCGGATGGGCATCCGGCTTCAGGACCTGCTCGACCCGGGCATCCTGCGGAAGAAGCTGGAACTGGCGCTCCGGGAGAAGAACCAGCTCCTGTTCAAGATCTACAACCGCAAGGCGATCGACGTCGACGAGACCGTCGAGGAATACCTCCAGTACGCCGAGCGGCTGCGGCCGTACATCGCCGAGACCCGGGTGATGCTCTGGGACGCCCTGGACCGCGGCGAGACCGTGCTGCTGGAGGGTGCCCAGGCCACCATGCTGGACATGGACCACGGCACGTATCCGTTCGTCACCTCGTCGAACCCCACCGCCGGTGGGGCGTGCGTGGGCGCGGGCATCCCGCCGACCGCCATCACCAAGGTGATCGCGGTGAGCAAGGCGTACACCACCCGGGTGGGCGCGGGCCCGTTCCCCACCGAGTTGTTCGACGACAACGGCCGCCACCTGGTCAAGATCGGCCACGAGTACGGCACCACCACCGGCCGGGAACGCCGGGCCGGCTGGTTCGACGCCGTGGTGGCCCGGTACGCGTGCCGCCTGAACGGCGTGACCGACCTGGTCGTCACGAAGCTGGACGTGCTCACCGGCCTGCCCAAGGTGCCGATCTGCGTCGGTTACGAGATCAACGGCGAGCGTTTCGACGACATGCCGATGACGCAGACCGACTTCCACCACGCCACGCCGATCTACGAAGAGCTGGACGGCTGGTGGGAGGACATCACCAAGGCCAGAACCGACGATGAGCTCCCGGAGAACGCGAGGCGCT
- a CDS encoding chromosome partitioning protein: protein MAHENDDRAHVPGGPQVPERDVEPLWPPEEIDGVVTAPPWAAPAQPAVPPWPLPPADAPAPSPQVTPVPPSQVASAPEGGRTSNGGSPQQAVEVNLPFMLDQPTPAPPAAADRLPAATAPGHPTDAPPPRATDQLPAATAPGPVPGATPAAGRSGGPTADPDGTAARAVGVGGEVPANGRAASPWAQPPQRPTAEATGAAEPTDGVGAPARPGVPSQPTGGAVPAAYPPLHDATWAGPTAPAPATGGSTGHGSAALGMTETGSPAGSQTANGPSTTRPVSVGPVSAGPISAGPVVGSASVTAVPLDGPHSAGPGAPSTENPHRLGPFPPSPGVPMQQPAYSGDAAYPPPAYPPQPGVPQAGMPPQPGVPPQPGTPPQPGVPPQAGMPPQPGVPPHAGMPPQAGPAPQAGMPQQAGIAPQAGPAPQAGPPQQPALPPGVYPEPGWTPQQAVPPTAEDFARRRQVRPVDPVATMGVRAVVNRMGLVRLAPGRHEQEMKRDIEMVRRNFGGLRQVTVVNPKGGAGKTVAILLLAMTFGQKRGGYVLAWDNNETQGTLGMRAQQDFHARTVRDMLRDLAQFQGPHGRVGDLSQYVRSQGEGMFDVLASDESATGGEMLTAAAFAEIREVVSRFYKLIFVDTGNNVRAQNWQAAMDATDQLVVTMSARNDSAETAARMLDHLEQSGRQRLVRQAVTVVSMPPSRKEIDLPAIQAHFAARTRAVLLAPYERLIDTGEPLRYGQLSAATRDAWLKIAASVAEGL from the coding sequence GTGGCGCACGAGAACGACGACCGGGCCCACGTGCCGGGCGGGCCGCAGGTGCCGGAGCGGGACGTCGAGCCGCTCTGGCCGCCCGAGGAGATCGACGGGGTGGTCACCGCCCCGCCGTGGGCGGCACCGGCCCAACCGGCTGTGCCACCGTGGCCCCTTCCACCGGCCGACGCCCCCGCACCGTCGCCGCAGGTCACCCCCGTGCCGCCGTCGCAGGTCGCTTCCGCGCCCGAGGGGGGCCGCACGAGCAACGGTGGGTCACCGCAGCAGGCGGTCGAGGTCAACCTGCCGTTCATGCTCGACCAGCCGACTCCCGCCCCGCCGGCGGCGGCCGATCGCCTTCCGGCCGCCACGGCACCCGGCCACCCGACCGACGCGCCCCCGCCACGCGCGACCGATCAGCTTCCGGCCGCCACGGCACCCGGCCCGGTCCCGGGGGCCACGCCGGCCGCGGGTCGTTCGGGCGGCCCGACGGCCGACCCCGACGGGACCGCGGCCCGGGCGGTTGGCGTCGGTGGCGAGGTTCCGGCGAACGGGCGGGCCGCGTCGCCGTGGGCACAGCCGCCGCAGCGCCCCACAGCCGAGGCCACGGGTGCGGCAGAGCCGACCGACGGGGTCGGGGCACCGGCCCGTCCCGGCGTCCCGAGCCAGCCGACCGGCGGCGCCGTCCCGGCCGCATACCCGCCGCTCCACGACGCCACATGGGCCGGGCCGACCGCGCCGGCCCCGGCCACCGGCGGCTCCACCGGGCACGGATCGGCCGCGCTCGGAATGACGGAAACCGGCTCCCCCGCCGGCAGCCAGACCGCGAACGGCCCATCCACCACCCGCCCGGTGAGCGTGGGACCGGTCAGCGCGGGACCGATCAGCGCGGGACCGGTCGTCGGCTCCGCGTCGGTCACGGCCGTGCCGTTGGACGGGCCACATTCGGCGGGGCCGGGCGCGCCGTCCACGGAGAACCCGCACCGACTCGGCCCGTTCCCGCCGTCACCCGGCGTGCCGATGCAACAGCCGGCGTACAGCGGTGACGCGGCCTACCCCCCGCCCGCCTACCCGCCGCAGCCCGGGGTGCCACAGGCCGGCATGCCCCCACAGCCCGGGGTGCCCCCACAGCCCGGAACGCCACCACAGCCCGGCGTGCCCCCACAAGCCGGGATGCCCCCACAGCCCGGCGTGCCCCCGCATGCCGGGATGCCGCCACAAGCCGGACCGGCGCCACAAGCCGGGATGCCGCAGCAGGCCGGGATCGCGCCGCAAGCCGGACCGGCCCCGCAGGCCGGACCGCCGCAACAGCCCGCCCTGCCACCCGGGGTGTACCCGGAGCCCGGCTGGACCCCGCAGCAGGCGGTGCCCCCGACGGCTGAGGACTTCGCCCGGCGACGTCAGGTCCGGCCGGTCGACCCGGTGGCCACCATGGGCGTCCGCGCGGTGGTCAACCGGATGGGGCTGGTCCGGCTCGCGCCCGGCCGGCACGAGCAGGAGATGAAGCGCGACATCGAGATGGTCCGCCGCAACTTCGGTGGGCTGCGCCAGGTGACGGTGGTCAACCCCAAGGGCGGCGCCGGCAAGACGGTGGCCATCCTGCTGCTCGCCATGACGTTCGGCCAGAAACGCGGCGGGTACGTGCTGGCCTGGGACAACAACGAGACCCAGGGCACCCTCGGGATGCGGGCGCAGCAGGACTTCCACGCCCGCACCGTGCGGGACATGCTGCGCGACCTGGCCCAGTTCCAGGGTCCGCACGGCCGGGTCGGCGACCTGTCGCAGTATGTCCGCTCGCAGGGCGAGGGGATGTTCGACGTGCTCGCCTCGGACGAGTCGGCGACCGGCGGCGAGATGCTCACCGCCGCCGCGTTCGCCGAGATCCGCGAGGTGGTCAGTCGCTTCTACAAGCTGATCTTCGTGGACACCGGGAACAACGTCCGGGCGCAGAACTGGCAGGCCGCCATGGACGCCACCGACCAGTTGGTGGTGACCATGTCGGCGCGGAACGACTCGGCCGAGACCGCCGCCCGGATGCTCGACCATCTGGAGCAGAGCGGCCGGCAGCGGCTGGTCCGGCAGGCGGTGACGGTGGTCTCGATGCCGCCGTCCCGCAAGGAGATCGACCTGCCGGCCATCCAGGCGCACTTCGCCGCCCGCACCCGGGCGGTGCTGCTGGCGCCGTACGAGCGGCTCATCGACACCGGCGAGCCGCTGCGGTACGGGCAGCTTTCCGCCGCCACCCGGGACGCCTGGCTGAAGATCGCCGCGTCGGTGGCGGAAGGTCTGTAG
- the fbaA gene encoding class II fructose-bisphosphate aldolase, which yields MPIASPEAYAEMLDRAKAGRYAYPAINVTSSQTLNAALKGFADAESDGIIQVSTGGAEYLSGPSIKDMVTGATAFAAYAHEVAKKYPVTVALHTDHCPKDKLDKFVRPLMAISQERVKNGQEPLFQSHMWDGSAVPVAENLEIAEQLLAEAAKGKIVLEIEVGVVGGEEDGVENAINDKLYTTVDDGLAMVEALGLGEKGRYMAALTFGNVHGVYKPGNVKLRPEVLKQIQDAVGAKYGKEKPLSLVFHGGSGSLLEEIREALDYGVVKMNIDTDTQYAFTRPVADHMLRNYDGVLKIDGEVGNKKQYDPRAWGKLAEAGLAARVVEACEHLRSTGTRMK from the coding sequence ATGCCCATCGCTTCCCCCGAGGCTTACGCGGAGATGCTGGACCGGGCCAAGGCCGGCCGGTACGCGTACCCCGCGATCAACGTGACCTCTTCCCAGACGCTGAACGCGGCGCTCAAGGGCTTCGCCGACGCGGAGAGCGACGGCATCATCCAGGTCTCCACCGGTGGCGCGGAATACCTGTCCGGCCCGTCGATCAAGGACATGGTGACCGGTGCGACCGCGTTCGCGGCGTACGCGCACGAGGTGGCCAAGAAGTACCCGGTGACCGTCGCCCTGCACACCGACCACTGCCCGAAGGACAAGCTGGACAAGTTCGTCCGGCCGCTGATGGCCATCTCCCAGGAGCGCGTCAAGAACGGCCAGGAGCCGCTGTTCCAGTCGCACATGTGGGACGGTTCGGCCGTGCCGGTGGCGGAGAACCTGGAGATCGCCGAGCAGCTCCTCGCCGAGGCCGCCAAGGGCAAGATCGTCCTGGAGATCGAGGTCGGCGTCGTCGGCGGCGAGGAAGACGGCGTGGAGAACGCCATCAACGACAAGCTCTACACCACCGTCGACGACGGCCTGGCCATGGTCGAGGCGCTCGGCCTGGGCGAGAAGGGCCGCTACATGGCGGCGCTGACCTTCGGCAACGTGCACGGCGTCTACAAGCCGGGCAACGTCAAGCTCCGCCCCGAGGTGCTCAAGCAGATCCAGGACGCGGTCGGCGCCAAGTACGGCAAGGAGAAGCCGCTCAGCCTGGTCTTCCACGGCGGCTCCGGCTCGCTGCTGGAGGAGATCCGGGAGGCGCTCGACTACGGCGTGGTGAAGATGAACATCGACACCGACACCCAGTACGCCTTCACCCGCCCGGTCGCCGACCACATGCTGCGCAACTACGACGGCGTGCTGAAGATCGACGGCGAGGTCGGCAACAAGAAGCAGTACGACCCGCGAGCCTGGGGCAAGCTGGCCGAGGCCGGCCTGGCCGCCCGCGTGGTGGAGGCGTGCGAGCACCTGCGTTCCACCGGCACCCGGATGAAGTGA